The following are encoded together in the Streptomyces sp. NBC_00341 genome:
- the hemG gene encoding protoporphyrinogen oxidase — protein sequence MQASANRSDRATGHVVVIGGGIAGLAAAQRLLGTGLRVTLLEATDRLGGKLRTGEVAGVQVDLGAESMLARRPEAVGLARAVGLADRLQPPATATASLWTRDALRPMPKGHVMGVPGDPAALGEVLSPEGLARIAQERDLTPTEVGDDVAVGAYVADRLGREVVDRLVEPLLGGVYAGDAYRISMRAAVPQLFEIARRGGSLLDGVTRIQEQAAARQQTGPVFQGIAGGIGTLPDAVAAAVRAGGGEILTETPVLGLTRTASGWDVRTDSRVIPADGIVLAAPAWSASTLLAAESPAASAELAGVEYASMALVTMAFRRSDVAAAGTLDGRSGFLVPPVEGRTIKAATFSSRKWQWVDDASPDLFLLRTSVGRYGEEDHLHREDAEIVDVSLSDLAAATGLAARPVATEVTRWIGGLPQYPVGHLGRVARIREEVAKLPALRVCGAVYDGVGIPACIASAHRAADEITEEITGRTAGESTGEIIATPTLVQGTGSEAGQ from the coding sequence ATGCAGGCTTCAGCAAACCGCTCGGACAGGGCCACGGGACACGTCGTCGTCATCGGCGGCGGCATCGCCGGACTCGCGGCCGCCCAACGGCTCCTCGGCACCGGGCTGCGGGTCACCCTCCTGGAGGCGACCGACCGGCTCGGCGGCAAACTCAGGACCGGCGAGGTGGCGGGCGTCCAGGTCGACCTCGGCGCCGAATCGATGCTGGCCCGCCGTCCGGAGGCGGTCGGCCTGGCACGCGCCGTCGGCCTCGCGGACCGGCTCCAGCCGCCCGCCACGGCCACCGCCTCCCTGTGGACGCGCGACGCGCTGCGCCCCATGCCCAAGGGCCATGTGATGGGTGTTCCGGGCGACCCGGCGGCGCTCGGTGAGGTGCTCTCGCCCGAGGGGCTCGCCCGGATCGCGCAGGAGCGGGACCTCACCCCGACCGAGGTCGGGGACGACGTCGCGGTCGGTGCGTACGTGGCGGACCGGCTCGGCCGCGAGGTCGTCGACCGGCTGGTGGAGCCGCTGCTCGGCGGGGTCTACGCGGGCGACGCCTACCGGATCTCGATGCGCGCGGCCGTACCCCAGCTCTTCGAGATCGCCCGGCGGGGCGGCTCGCTGCTCGACGGGGTCACCCGCATCCAGGAGCAGGCCGCGGCCCGGCAGCAGACCGGGCCGGTCTTCCAGGGCATCGCCGGCGGTATCGGCACCCTCCCGGACGCGGTCGCCGCCGCCGTACGCGCGGGGGGCGGCGAGATCCTCACCGAGACCCCGGTGCTCGGGCTGACCCGTACCGCGAGCGGCTGGGACGTCCGTACCGACTCCCGGGTGATCCCCGCCGACGGCATCGTCCTCGCCGCCCCCGCCTGGTCCGCCTCCACCCTGCTCGCCGCCGAGTCACCGGCCGCCTCCGCCGAACTCGCGGGCGTCGAGTACGCGTCGATGGCCCTGGTCACCATGGCCTTCCGCCGTTCCGACGTGGCCGCCGCCGGAACGCTCGACGGACGCTCCGGATTCCTGGTGCCGCCGGTCGAGGGCCGCACCATCAAGGCCGCCACCTTCTCCAGCCGGAAGTGGCAGTGGGTCGATGACGCGTCCCCCGACCTGTTCCTCCTGCGGACCTCGGTCGGCCGGTACGGCGAGGAGGACCATCTGCACCGCGAGGACGCGGAGATCGTCGACGTGTCGCTCAGCGATCTCGCGGCGGCGACCGGACTGGCCGCCCGGCCGGTGGCCACCGAGGTCACCCGGTGGATCGGCGGACTGCCCCAGTACCCCGTCGGGCACCTCGGCCGGGTCGCCCGCATCCGGGAGGAGGTCGCCAAGCTCCCCGCGCTGCGGGTCTGCGGCGCCGTCTACGACGGAGTCGGCATCCCGGCGTGCATCGCGAGCGCCCACCGGGCCGCGGACGAGATCACGGAGGAGATCACGGGCAGGACCGCAGGGGAGAGCACGGGGGAGATCATCGCCACGCCGACCCTGGTTCAGGGCACAGGGAGCGAGGCGGGACAATAG
- the hemQ gene encoding hydrogen peroxide-dependent heme synthase has protein sequence MSAPETVTSSKGPNAGKKAKDLNDVVRYTLWSVFKLRDVLPADTDRAAYSGEVQELFDQLAAKDVTVRGTYDVSGLRADADVMIWWHSETAEALQEAYNLFRRTRLGRSLTPVWSNMALHRPAEFNKSHVPAFLADETPRDYISVYPFVRSYDWYLLPDEDRRRMLADHGKMARGFPDVRANTVASFSLGDYEWVLAFEADELHRIVDLMRHLRASEARMHVREEVPFYTGRRKSVADLVAGLA, from the coding sequence ATGAGTGCTCCCGAGACTGTGACATCAAGCAAGGGCCCGAACGCCGGCAAGAAGGCGAAGGACCTCAACGACGTCGTCCGCTACACCCTGTGGTCCGTCTTCAAGCTCCGTGACGTGCTGCCCGCGGACACGGACCGCGCCGCGTACTCCGGCGAGGTGCAGGAGCTGTTCGACCAGCTCGCCGCCAAGGACGTCACCGTTCGCGGCACCTACGACGTCTCCGGGCTGCGTGCCGACGCCGACGTCATGATCTGGTGGCACTCCGAGACGGCGGAGGCCCTGCAGGAGGCGTACAACCTCTTCCGGCGCACCCGGCTGGGCCGGAGCCTCACGCCGGTCTGGTCGAACATGGCGCTGCACCGCCCCGCCGAGTTCAACAAGTCGCACGTCCCGGCGTTCCTCGCCGACGAGACGCCGCGCGACTACATCAGCGTGTACCCCTTCGTGCGCTCCTACGACTGGTACCTGCTGCCCGACGAGGACCGCCGCCGCATGCTCGCCGACCACGGCAAGATGGCCCGCGGCTTCCCGGACGTGCGCGCCAACACCGTCGCCTCCTTCTCGCTCGGCGACTACGAGTGGGTGCTGGCCTTCGAGGCCGACGAGCTGCACCGCATCGTCGACCTCATGCGTCATCTGCGGGCCTCAGAGGCGCGGATGCACGTCCGCGAGGAGGTCCCCTTCTACACCGGCCGGCGCAAGTCGGTCGCAGACCTGGTGGCCGGGCTCGCGTAG